Below is a window of Halobaculum lipolyticum DNA.
TCGACCGACGTCGACGGGCGGCGACCGGCGGTGACGGAACGGTTATGTGGACGCGACCGGAGGCGACCTCATGGTTCGTCTCGGGACGGAGGACCTGCGCTGGGGCGCCGGGGACCTGCTGTCCCGGCCGCGTTGTATCGTCGACCACCGGCGGCTCGGCGACCCGGGCGACCCGTTCGACCTCCCCGGCGGGCACGCTATCGGGGAGCTACTCCGGGTCGAGGAGGTCCCGCTCGCGCACGTGGACGTCGCTCCGGACGTGCGCGAGCGGCTCTGTCAGCTCCTCGACGGCGAGCGGACCGTCTTCCTCCACTACGTGGAGTAGTCGGGAGTCGTAGCCGTCGCCGCCGACGGGACGGACGCGTGGGCGCCGGACCGTCTCAGTAGTCGCGCCGGTCCAGCAGCGCGGGGAACTCCTCGCGCACGGCCGCGACGCGCTCGGGGTCGACCCTCGCCTCGACGAGCGCGGGGTCGTCGCCCGCCGACGCGACCGTCGTCCCCCACGGGTCGTACACGGTCGAGCGCCCGAGGAGGTCGGTTCCCTCGAAGCTCCCGGACCCGTTCACCGCCGCGACGTACGAGAGATTCTCGATGGCGCGCGCCCGCGGGAGCGTCCGCCAGTGCTCGACGCGCGGGTACGGCCACGCGCTCGGCACGAGCACGAGGTCGGCGCCGTCGTCCGCGAGCGCACGGAACTGCTCGGGAAATCGCAGGTCGTAGCAGGTCGTCACCGCGACGCGGAAGCCGAGCAGGTCGACGACCGGCAGCGCCTCCCCGGGGGTGAGCAGCCGCGTCTCGGCGGACTCGTAGCCGAACAGGTGGTGTTTCCGGTAGACGGCCAGCCGCTCGCCGTCGGCGTCGAACAGCACCGCCGTGTTTGCCAGCCCGTCGTCGTCGGGGACGGCTTCCCCCGCCGCGGCGCTCTCGGCGAGGTCCTCGACGATCGATCCGGCCAGCAGCGCGACGTCGTGCTCGCGGGCGGCCTCGCGCAGTCGCGTCAGCGTCGGTCCCGTGAGCGGCTCCGCGCGGCGCTCGTACGCCTCGAACGCGAAGTAGCCGACGTTCCACAGTTCCGGGAGCGCGACGAGGTCGGCGCCGTCGGCGGCCGCGCGGGCGATGGCGTCGAGCGCGCGCTCCACGTTGCCGTCGCGGTCGGCCGCGCGAACGTCGATCTGGGCGAGTGCGAGCTTCACGAGCGGATCACGCAACCCCCAGGTCGCGTTCGAGCGCGCGTTCGAGGTTGTCGAGTTCGTCGCCGAACCGCCGTTCGAAGAACGACTCGAC
It encodes the following:
- a CDS encoding carbon-nitrogen family hydrolase codes for the protein MKLALAQIDVRAADRDGNVERALDAIARAAADGADLVALPELWNVGYFAFEAYERRAEPLTGPTLTRLREAAREHDVALLAGSIVEDLAESAAAGEAVPDDDGLANTAVLFDADGERLAVYRKHHLFGYESAETRLLTPGEALPVVDLLGFRVAVTTCYDLRFPEQFRALADDGADLVLVPSAWPYPRVEHWRTLPRARAIENLSYVAAVNGSGSFEGTDLLGRSTVYDPWGTTVASAGDDPALVEARVDPERVAAVREEFPALLDRRDY